The Penicillium psychrofluorescens genome assembly, chromosome: 2 nucleotide sequence ACAACAAAGCCAAGATGCACGTCTATCTCTCCCTGGCGCTCTTTGCCATCTCCGCTATTGCGGCCCCTTCAGCCCCTCACCCGCAGGGCGATCCCTTCAGCACCTTCCCTTTCAACCCGTCCGGCAGCGTTGGCAGCATGGAGATGGAAGATTCTCCCATGAACGACAAGGGGAATGACATGCCCTATGGTCTCGGCAAAGGTGCCACGGGGGCCCAGGTTGCTTCGTCGGCTCTGCACCTTAATTCTGCCCAGTCCACTCCCGCGCCTTCGGCGATGGATGTTCCTGACCAGAACTTTGACGCCCCCATGGAGATGCCCTTGCCTCCGATGCCGGATGGCACTGAGATGCCCATGTCCTCGGCTGTGATTGAGTCGCCGTCTATCCCTCAGTCATTTATGATGTCGGAATCGTCTTCCATGACCACCATGGCGAAGCCGGCGCCTAAAGCTACTCACAAGCACGAGCACGAGCCCATGACTTCCCAGGAGCATGAGATGAAGCCAACTACCACTCACGCCGCCCCAATGCATGAGACTACCGCCGCCGAGACCCAACATATGCAAGTGCCAGCGACTCATGCCACACACGCTGTAAAGACCATGGTCACACATCCTGCCAAGGCTGCCAACATCCACCATGAGCACATGAAGGTTgcgtcttcgtcttcgaaCTCCGACAGGGCTTCGAGCTCTAGCTCGTCGGCTACCCCCGCACCATCCCCGTCTGCTGGACTCTCTGACCTTCTGAACGGTATCCCAGTCGTCGGTTCCATGCTTGGTGGTCTTCTCGGTGGCGCATAGAGTAGCCAGTAGCGTCCTCCTGTCGTATAGTGAGATTTTGTTTTGGAGCCTTACACGATGTGCAAGTGATCAATGCGCTCGTTCTTGTACTTCGATTCTTCTTGTGGGGATGCTTATATTCTGAATGGTGTTTGTTTTGCTGTTATGGTGTTCCGATATCCAAGAAATATAATTGAGAAGCATGCTTCTCTCGTCTCATTGCGTTGAACATGGGAAATATGGTAAACAAGATGCAATTGCATGCAGCACTTTCTATTTTCACACTTCAAGGATATCGTCCTCCCGACCCTAGCATGTCAACACACCGCTCAACCGCCTTCTGCATGGCATTGGTCGCTTCCTCAAGGAGAGTCGTGAGAGGCACCTTGCCGGCTTTTTCCTGCTGCACCTTCACATACTCATTATTCAAGACCTTGTTGATATTGATCTTGGACACACCACACTCGATACACTGCTGGAAGATTTCCTTGGTGAAGGGATCCGCGCCGTGCAGGACAAGCCGGACTTTATCCCCAACAGCCTTATTGATAGATTGCAGGCGGTCATACTCGAGTCGGATCCCGCGCGGCCCGTACTCGCCATGCACATTCCCAAAAGCCGGCGCTAGCCAGTCAATCCCCGTATCAACAAACTCCTGGCTCTCCTCGGGCGTTGTAAGCAGTCCCTCCAGATCCGCCGTGTCGGCAACGCCATCTTCCCCACCCTCAATGCGGCCGGGCTCCGCCTCCGTCGCGATTCCGCGCGCATGGCAGTACTCAACCAGCTCCCGCGTCAGGGCTAGGTTCTCCGCCTTCTCGTAGTGCGACATGTCGACCATGATGCTGTCGAACCCGCCGAGGTCAGCTGCGTAGCGGATGATCTCGGGCGTTTGCGCGTGGTCCATATGTACGGTAACCGGTACGGAGGCCTTGGAGGCTGCCTCCGCGGCGGCGTGCACGAGGATCCCGTCGGCGTAGTGCACCGCCCATGGGAAGAGTAGGATCATTGCCGGTGACCGCTTGGCTTCTGCGGCGCGCACCGTTGCGAGAATGCCCTCCACATTGTAGCAGCACATCGCTGGCACGCCGTACCGGTTGGTAGCGGCATGGTCAAGGATGCTGAGGGCGCGGTTGTTGGAGAGTGACATGAttgggagtgggagagggGGAATAGTATAGCGAAATGGGGGGATTGACCGGTCTTCATTAGGAATACGCAGTTTTATAGTTAATCCGTTGCGGTTCAGGCGTCGCCTCCCACCCGAGTGTGGGGTCGGAGACGCTCCGAGAGAGTGGAGTTACGTCAATAATAATGAGATCGGAGGGATAGCATACGACTAGATCCTATTTACCATACACTTTGATCACGCTCGTGCTCCCCTCAGCTCCAAGCCCAGCCTTCTTAGCCATAATCAGAACATTCATGGCCGCATTGCCCAGATTCAGCGGACAATGCAAATCCCGAGCCCGTTGCACCGCCTTTCCTAGACGCCGGATCGCATCGCTGACCGTCTCGGTATTCTGTCCGATCCGACCCTCAATCATTTCTAGGCCCTTGGTCATGAAAGCCCGACTGGACCCCGCCGCATCGTTGACAAGCGTGAAAAACTGCTTGAGATCGACACCCAAGTAGCGGGCAAACGCGATAGCCTCGGCTGCAGCGACGGTGTTTGTCACCTCCATCATATCAAGAACCAGCTGCAGGCTCTCGGCTGTTTCCTCGGCAGACTTGGTGCAGGCCACTTTCATGATGGGTTCGGAGAAATACTGGCGGACCATGGAGGAGTCATCAACTGGTCCGTAGCCTTGTAGGAGGGCAGAGAGATAAACCTGCTCGGCTGTTGAGCAGAGCGGAGTGGGGAATTGGTTTTCACGAGCGGAGGTGGTGATAATGCCCTAACTGCATATCAGCAAATGAATAATGAAACGAAGCAAACGTGTATACATACCACGTCTTTCAGGATGATAGTCAGCGCACTAGCACCAGGATGCcaatcctcctccaacaTGCGCTGTAGGCGGTTCTCATGCATCCACGACCACGCATCGGACGACTTGATCGCCTCCGCTGTCTTCGTTGCGTCCAGTCCCAATTGGGCCGCGAAACCCATCACCTCGCTACTACCGAGGATCTGAATGCCCGCCAGAACCTGATGTACCATTTTCATGTTGCTTCCGGCGCCAATCCCTCCTGGGACTAGGTACAGCTTGTTCGCATCCGACATAGCCTCGAGAAGGAACCGGCCGCTCTCGAGAGATGCACTAGGCGCGCCCGCCATGATTGACAGCGTCccgtcggcggcgcgcttggcgCCGCCTGATACAGGGGAGTCGATGAAGTGGATGTCTCCCCGACCGCGCGActgcagctcggcggcgacagACTGGGCATATGATGCTGGAACGGTAGAGCAGAGAAGGAGAGTCGCATTTTGAGGAAGAGCTGTGCATAGCATCGAAATAGTTAGCAAGCGGACCCTGCGAGTGAATGGTCCAGGACTTACCAGACACTATTCCTCCGGCTCCAAAGAGCACTGTTTGTACCTGGGGCGCCGATGCCACCATGCAGACATAGTATTGCTTCCCGCTAGCAGAATCCTGCAGCGATTCTCCGGGTATCCCACCCGAAGTCTTGAAGCGCTCGACTGAGGCGGGGAACACATCAAAGCCGTGAACGGGATATCCTTCCTTGACGAGGTGGGTGGCCATGCCGAAGCCCATGGCTCCTAGACCGACAAAGCCCACAGTTGGCTTGGACATAATTGTCGCAAAACGCAGATGATTATGTACAACGGGATGCGGCGGAAAGATGATGAGAATGCGACGAACGAAGGCGTTGGTTCCAGTACCGAAGCCGCGTGGGGGTGCAGATTTTATggtggggaagaagggaaagccAGTCGGTGCAAGTCCGAGTCCCGATCTATGCAGTCAAGGCGCCGACTTTAGCCAGAATTGGGCCATACGGGTAGGTTAGCCTCGTTTCCGAATAGGTCGGATAATGTGAACGGCCCCCAGTTTCTACCGCATCGGATGGCAGAGGGCTTGGCCCAAAGGCGGGGCTGAACACTCATCGCTACCACCACACCTCGAAATCTCATCTCCAAGTTCCATCGACGACAAAACTACAGCATCAACATGTCGATCGaagctcttccagcagaGATCCTCGAGCCGGTGACAGCACACCTCGCGACGTACGATCCGCCGGGCCTCGTAAGCCTCGCCCTCGTCAACAAAGCATTTTTTCGTTGGTGCAAGCCCTTGGTGAACAGTCTCCTCTTTCATGACGCACATATTAGCGTCCTCCCGGGGGGTTCGGTCCAGGAATTCACTCAAAAGGTCAACAGCTACATTCGAAAGCTCGAACGGAAAGGAACTATGGCGCACGTTCGTCGACTCGTGATCGACGATTATTGCTGCGATCAATGCGAAGGTCATACTTCCTCGCATTTGCATACTATAGAGGGTTTGAGATGCGACATGCCTGGCCAGCCGTACATGCCATTCTACGAAAACTTGTCTTATCAACACGATCGCCGATACCGGCCTGTGTGGCGTGACGGAGAGCCTCTACGTCGCTATTCTAATAGGCCACGAACGGTGACCTTATCTGATTCATCGATCTGGGAGCCGGTTGTTACATTGATCCAGAAATTAACCCAGCTGAAGGATTTGGTATGGTTATGCACTGAATCGTTTCCCTGCTGCCTCCTTCAGGCGTTAGAGGAATACCAGCCCAGGTGTAGGCTCCGGCTTCATTCACTCCGAATGGACACTCTCTACTATTACCGTGTTATTCAGATGTTAACGTCTCCTTTGTTGTACAGTGTCGTGCTCATGTGGGAGGTCACTGAGTGGGTTCACCCATCGAGCCCTGATGACTTTGACATCGAAGCTCCAAGCGTCGAGTATTGTAACCTACAATTGTTACAATTGTCCCCAAATCTAAAAGAGGTATACAATGCTGGCAATACCCAACCCTGGATCACAGGAACAAGTGCGGGTCAACCCATCAGCCTTCCGTGGCCACCAAGGCCTGCATGGGACAGACATCCTACCTCAGGGTGCGAATTGACGCACATTCAAATTATCGATTTATGGTCAACACTTGGAGAGTGGAAATACTATACAGATTTTTCTGTCCTCGAAAGTCTGGCGGTAGAAGCAGGGGTAAACAAAAGAGCACTTAGCCTCTGGTCTCGAGAATATTCATTTCCATCGCTCCGCAGGCTAGTAATTTGCATGAAACAATGTGAACAACCGGTTGATTTTTACGATATTGCGAGACATTTTCTTTGTACTCTGCCACCATTGGAAGAGCTCTATATTGAAGGATGGCATTCGCTTCTTCCCGTGGAATCTATTGTGGAGCATCACGGACCACGATTGCGAAAACTAGCTCTCCTCTACGagcatcgccatcaccgacGCTGTCTCACAGAGCCTGAGATAAAAACCATCGCCAGAGAGTGCCCTCTCCTGGAAGAACTAGCTTGCAAAATCCAGAGATCCGAAGGAAATGCTTCGGAGGTCGCTTCTTACCGAGCGTTGGGTACTCTCAATCGAATGAAATACCTGACCTTGTACCTTGCCGCATACGATTCCTCGTTAAACGGGGGTGAAGAGACAAATATTATGAGCCGTTCCCCTTActggggaggatgggaagaatACACCCAGCCTCTTTCCTCGACACACAATTCTTGGGATAGATCAGACAATCAGGTCTCCTTCCAAGACCTGGGCGGATACTTTCGCAACCGCAATGGGCACATTCGTCGGTTCATGATCAACAGTGCTGTGGATGAAAGTCTCGCCTGTGCAATTTTCAGAGTCGTTTCTTCAAGCAAGAACCAAGGTCCAGATACTATACCTCTGGAAGGAATGAATATTCGCATAGACGAGCCAGAGAAAAATCGCATTTTTGCTCATTGCTGGCAAGTTGGGCGCACGCTTGGGCGCACGCGAGACGGTTGCAATGAGCTTGTCGCCCGCGAAGCTGAACTCACAGATGAAATTCgtcagagaagaagaatggccCTGCCGCTATGGCAGGCAGTCATCTTTCGAAAAGTATGGCCTATGAAAGATGAGACGTGGCAGAGCAGCTTGCAGtggcaaaaagaaaaggctTTATCAAAATGGTTGATTGGGAGTAGGAcggagaaaaaagagagagagactcaGAACTCTGCAGGGCGAAACTGGTGGAAGGAGTGGTCCAGTTTCCCTCTCGCAACAGCATCTTGAAGTAGTAAGTAGCAACCGGCACATTACtgtgagggcccgactaccGGGTGCGGGTATACTATTTAACCTCGGAACAAATCTTTAAATATAGAAACATCTATCTCGCGATCAGAGTATCAATTGACATGGGTTTGAAAGAGAATCTCTGTGTTTCTGACATGGAAAGCAATAACGGTAAATCTTTAACGAGACACAAGAGTGGTCAAACAACCAGCCACCGCCATACACCACAACAAATGTCCCTCAACAGAATCGACCCTGAAAGGAACGATCAGAACAGCTGGCCCATTccggaggaagaaacatACCCAACCCGTCTGCCTTAGTGTCCGAAGGCATTGACTGAAACCGCTGGAAGTGAGGCAGAGGCCGCGTGTAGGGTGTCGCTTTTCGACCACCCACTGGCTTCAGGAcgggcgctggagaagggcgCACAGAACTCTGATCCGAAGAGTCAGATTGCTCAATGGAGTCCTCGCCAAGTTCTTCCTGGTATCTTTCGAAATGTTTTGCAATCACTGGAGTTGCGTCTTCGAGAAAGGTGTAGCCAGGACTGAGAGTTGGAATCCAGTCGTAGGGGCTGTAAGACATGAAGATAGGAAGTTCGTCGCTAGGAAAatctggacgaagagaataTGACCCATTGGTTTTCAAACTGTCAAGAGAGGTAGCGGGTTTGTTGAGGGTGCCCGGTTTGCGCATGTCGTCCAAGCTGGTCCAGCAAGTGCTGCACGTCGGCTTGCAAGTGGCCGAAGCAAAGTCGATCAAGTCTTTAGCTGTATCAGCGGTTTTCCGTGATTCAAAAGTGTCAGTCCTTAGGTCATGCGGACGAGAGTCACGGTCTTTCGCTGGATTCTCACCCGCGCCATATCGGCTGTTCACGGGAGACTGTGTCAAGTAGTCGGCAGCTGATTTCTTTCGGCTTTTCTCGATATCACTCGCATCAGTCTGGGTTGAGCGGCTCACAGTTCTGGAGGAGATAGCATGCCGCCCCTTTCCCTTAGGCGGACGACAAGCCCGACAACCTCTAAGCTCTGGTTCGTGCAACGAGACGTCAGCAAAGAGATCACACTGATTGTTGTCAGTTGTGTGCGCATAGTAATTGCTGTTAGAAGAGGTCTTTCTCACATCAAGGGTCATCCGCGCATCGAATTCGATGATCGGGCTCTTCGCATCCAAGCCCTCGATGATTCGATAGGTGTCCGGTAGGAGTGGGTAGCGGTCATTGTACTGAACAGCTTCACACCACTCCATCTCGCATTGGACACAGAGACTGGGTTGTGCGGCGGGAAGGAGATCGTGCAGTATTTCGACTTGTTTGCAGGAGACTGTCTGGCCGGTGCCTGCCACTTTGCGAACACAGTTGGTGAATTCGAGACAGCTGGTCACGCTCCAGTTGGAGATGTGCCCACATACTGGATAGTGGTGATATGTGTACAGACACATGTTGAACAGAGTGTTTGGAGGGTGCCACAGTAGTTGTGAATACTGTCGTTTTGGGCTTCATCCTGAGAACTTATATAGAACCTGTGCCTGGGTGCTGTTGGATCTGACGGAGAGTCGCTTCAAAACGAGTACAAAGCCGAGTTCTGAGTAAAAGGATAACAATGGATTGTAAAAGGGAATTAATTAAAGACATCCTGGGTGGTCCGTTGAAATGTCTCGTGTTTCTCCCTTTGTTGTGAAATATCCCCAACGCCGGGCCAATCATCCTTGTTACACAGGCCTCGACATAGGTCCTGTTTTACGTTCAAAGCAGTGGGAGTTGAACTTTCCTTTCAACACATACGACAACCCAGATCCGGGCCAAAGCCTTGACAACGGGAACTTTCCATCTGATTTAATCCAATACCCAAGATTTTGattgaaaagagaagaacaCGAAGAAAGATATCACCACTATGACTCCAGCTGCATCAAATATTGCACCCCTGAATCCACTAGCCACCATGAACCCAGCTCATGCATCCAGCGAGCAACAGGCTTTTCCATGGGCATGTCCCTCTTCTCATCCGCCCGCTTCCACATCATCACCTCTGTAGAAAACACGACttccccatcctcctcacggCAACTAACGCTCAATCGACCATCCACAAAATCCATCATTTGCATTTTCATCTCAAACTCCACTTTATTCTCTCGGCGTACCTTGACCCGATAAGCACCACAGATAAGATCCCCCTCCTGGAAGTTCAGGGAAGCAATGTGCGATGTCTTGAAGCTCTGCTTTTGTTCTGAGGTTTTACTGACAGTTCGCAGAATTAATGCAGCCGGTAGACGAGAGAATGCCGTCATATTACGACGGACGTACTTCGTGAAAAGACTCTCAAGGGACTCAGCTAGCGGCAGCGAGTCCCGTGGGACTGGCTTTGAGGCACGATCGTAGAATGCATAGTACTGGCCTGTGAACACCTTATCGGGAACTGACTCGATCGCTGTAGGCCGTGGAGATGACGCTGAGAGTGTCTCGAAGCGGGATTCGTGTTGCACGCGGGATGACAGTCTGAGGTGGAGAATGTAGAAATagacggcggaggagccGGTGATCAAAGCTGTAGCTGTTATAGCAAGGCGGAGCATGATTATTATCTGGCTTGACTAGGGCAGCTGTTACAAGCAACCTATATTCTTGTCTGGAGGGTTCGGATGAGTGGTGATGCTGGGTCACCCGATCCGAGccgttttttttttgcctgGTCCGTGCATTGTTTCCATCCACGAATTTAGATGTGTAGGAGACGGAATTTATTCTGATTTCAATAACAATAAGCAGCGAGAGCACATCATGTAGAACGATTTGATTGGTGCCAGATAGGTAGCATGAGACGCCCACGGGAACGGAATAATCTGTTGTACATAAAACACATGCACTATGCACTAGACCAGCTTAGGACAGCCTTAAACATGACACACAAGTGACCCCGCCTCCTAAAAACTAACTCTGTCAGCCTTGCACATCGTTCTCCGGTTCTTGGAGGGTGGAAGTAGTGGCTGCTTGGACCCCCAATCCATACATAGCAGCCGGTTCGAGTGCATATCTTTCCAACAATGGCCGATCCAATATCAATTGTTGGGCTGATCGTGCAGGTCGGTTCGATCATCCGAACCACGATAGCCTACGCAAAAGCAGTGCGAGAGGCAAGGTCCGACACTCAAAAATTGAGTGAGGAGCTTTTTGCGCTCAAAGGGATACTAGAACATATTTCAGTACACATCGAGCCTGAAGATTCGGAAAAATTGCCGTCCTACTCAGAAGCTGTAGCTTTTGACCCCGAACTACTAAGAAGCACCCTGGAAACAACCCATGAGTTTCTCAAATCCCTCCTTCACGACCTCGAAGAACCAGCCAACAAATTCAGGCGACTCAAAAAAAAGCTGGAATGGCCATTCACTCAAGATCAATTCAACGCCCACCTGACCCGCTTAGAAAGAGTCAAATCATGGCTGATTCTCGTTCTCACGAGTGACAGTGCTGCCCTTCAACGGGACTTGCACAAGGAAATAACAAACCTTGCAAGTTCTCTCGAGGATGACTTGGAAATTCGAAAGCATGAACGAATCCAGACAGCCCACAAAGATCTTTTCCAGTGGTTGGCTCCCGTCAGCTCAAGCCAAATTCACATGCGAGCGTCAAAGGGACACGGAAATCAAACAGGGAAATGGTTCATTGATCGAACTTTCAGAGATTGGCTATGGAATCATGGCACGTACCGGAAgattctcttcctcctgggTAAATGTACATATTGGCCAGTCGAACATAGGAAGTCACTTACTGACAAACTGATTGAACAAAGCTGGAACCGGAAAGACAACGCTTTTGTAAGTGTGATCATTCTCGTTTACTATGACTCTAATAATGGCTCATAGTGCCCACGCTGTTGATGAGCTGGCTTCCATGGCTTCAAAGGGTGAAGAGTTCAACTTTGCCTACTTTTACTGCACTTTCGGCGATACTGCCTCTCAGGATCCACTGAATATTTTAGGATCATTTGTGGCCCAGCTTTCCGAGTCGATGCCCTCAATATTGGATACTATTTGGCCACTCTATGAAGAAAATGCCAAAAATAAAGCACACAGGCACCCCGTCGATATTTCTGCCCTCGAAGATGCCATCATCAAGGCCACGTTCGGCGAGAAACCAATTGTACTTCTCATTGATGCAATTAACGAAAGCTCTTATCTGGAAGACATCAATCGTTCTCTATTAAAGCTCTCGAGCCAGTCTTCAAATATTCGTATTCTGGTGACTGGTACGGCCGAAGTGATCCCCGACGGCCATGCCACTACAATCAACATGAATACCAGCATTATACGAGACGACATCTACACGTTTGTAAATTACAGGCTGGAAATTGACGACAAGTTGAGAAACCTAAGCGCTAAGCTCAAAAATGAAATTTGGCAGACCTTGGTGAAGGGCGCCGACGGATCGTTAGTACCAGATGTTTACCACGATGTGAGCAGTCTGACTTCCTCACAGGTTCCGCTGGACCCAGCTATCTCTAGAAAGCCTCAGTACGAAGCGAACTCCCAAGGCAATTCGAGAAGCATTGCAGACATTGCCAGGCACACTGCTTGAAACATACGTCAACATCCTGGAAAGAATTGAGCCCAGTGACTGGGAGCTCGCCCGAGCGGCGCTTTTCTGGCTCAGTTTCTCCAAGCGAACGCTCACCCTACGCGAACTCAACGAGGCagtgatgctggaggagacaTGCACTGTCTTTGATGACGATATGGAACTAGTGTCTCCACAGATCCTCCTCCAGATCTGCCAGGGACTTATCACGCAAGACAAGTTTGGAGCCGTGATCTTGGCTCACGCGTCTATCAAGGACTTCCTCACATCCGAGTGGATTCGTTCATCCAATGTCAAATACTTCAGTCTGGACCCTAGGACAGCCGACCGAATCATTATACGCCAGTGTCTCGCTTATCTCTGTCTGGAGAACTTTCGGTCTGGAGCTTCACCGTATCTTCATATTATCCAGGAACGGGAAGAGAATCGCCCTTTCTTGAAATATGCGGCGCAGTTTTGGGCTACACATGGCTTGTCGTGCGAATTCGAAGACCAGGAACGTGAGCTCATCAATCGTCTATTTGATTCTAAACATCTCCCTAATCGAGGCAACTTCGGGGTATGGGTGCAAACACTCGTCCGAGATGGAAGATTTGAGAGTATTCAGTCCACAGAGCCATTGTACTACGCGGCGTCATTCGGATTGGTGCCAGTTGTCAAAGCCATCCTTGCCTCTGACCCGGAAATCGATATCGATGCTCGGGGTGGACGCTTCAGATCAACACCTTTGTTCGTTGCATGCTGGCGGTCAAATTATGAAGTAGCGCAGCTTCTTCTGAAGGCAGGGGCAGATCCAAATCTTATAGACAACAGCACCGGGCTGACGGTATTTTCGCTGGCATGGTCAAACCAGTTCCACGATCTTCGAAAAGTCCTTCCCAAGGAGAGTTGAACGCAAAGCAATTCAGGGAGCTGCTTTGCGATTATCGACAAGATATAGAGGAGCCCTGTGGTTGATCACGTGATATTTTCTTCAAGCCAGTAATTGGAGCACAAATTGTACGAGAGttgagaagaagcgaaaTTATTATCAGCAGCTGGAGAGGAATAGTCTCTTTCAAGTTTCCCGCCCGATATCCTTGATGTATCTTGTACCTTGCTCGGGTGCTGTCCCACATTCATACATCTGTAGATGACGTCAAGAAAGTCAATTGTCTGTCTCCCGGCTCCGTCGGCAAATTCTCATCTCGAGAAATGCAGGAACGACTTTAGCTCCTACTAT carries:
- a CDS encoding uncharacterized protein (ID:PFLUO_002588-T1.cds;~source:funannotate), which gives rise to MHVYLSLALFAISAIAAPSAPHPQGDPFSTFPFNPSGSVGSMEMEDSPMNDKGNDMPYGLGKGATGAQVASSALHLNSAQSTPAPSAMDVPDQNFDAPMEMPLPPMPDGTEMPMSSAVIESPSIPQSFMMSESSSMTTMAKPAPKATHKHEHEPMTSQEHEMKPTTTHAAPMHETTAAETQHMQVPATHATHAVKTMVTHPAKAANIHHEHMKVASSSSNSDRASSSSSSATPAPSPSAGLSDLLNGIPVVGSMLGGLLGGA
- a CDS encoding uncharacterized protein (ID:PFLUO_002589-T1.cds;~source:funannotate) — encoded protein: MSLSNNRALSILDHAATNRYGVPAMCCYNVEGILATVRAAEAKRSPAMILLFPWAVHYADGILVHAAAEAASKASVPVTVHMDHAQTPEIIRYAADLGGFDSIMVDMSHYEKAENLALTRELVEYCHARGIATEAEPGRIEGGEDGVADTADLEGLLTTPEESQEFVDTGIDWLAPAFGNVHGEYGPRGIRLEYDRLQSINKAVGDKVRLVLHGADPFTKEIFQQCIECGVSKININKVLNNEYVKVQQEKAGKVPLTTLLEEATNAMQKAVERCVDMLGSGGRYP
- a CDS encoding uncharacterized protein (ID:PFLUO_002590-T1.cds;~source:funannotate), translating into MSKPTVGFVGLGAMGFGMATHLVKEGYPVHGFDVFPASVERFKTSGGIPGESLQDSASGKQYYVCMVASAPQVQTVLFGAGGIVSALPQNATLLLCSTVPASYAQSVAAELQSRGRGDIHFIDSPVSGGAKRAADGTLSIMAGAPSASLESGRFLLEAMSDANKLYLVPGGIGAGSNMKMVHQVLAGIQILGSSEVMGFAAQLGLDATKTAEAIKSSDAWSWMHENRLQRMLEEDWHPGASALTIILKDVGIITTSARENQFPTPLCSTAEQVYLSALLQGYGPVDDSSMVRQYFSEPIMKVACTKSAEETAESLQLVLDMMEVTNTVAAAEAIAFARYLGVDLKQFFTLVNDAAGSSRAFMTKGLEMIEGRIGQNTETVSDAIRRLGKAVQRARDLHCPLNLGNAAMNVLIMAKKAGLGAEGSTSVIKVYGK
- a CDS encoding uncharacterized protein (ID:PFLUO_002591-T1.cds;~source:funannotate); translation: MCLYTYHHYPVCGHISNWSVTSCLEFTNCVRKVAGTGQTVSCKQVEILHDLLPAAQPSLCVQCEMEWCEAVQYNDRYPLLPDTYRIIEGLDAKSPIIEFDARMTLDVRKTSSNSNYYAHTTDNNQCDLFADVSLHEPELRGCRACRPPKGKGRHAISSRTVSRSTQTDASDIEKSRKKSAADYLTQSPVNSRYGAGENPAKDRDSRPHDLRTDTFESRKTADTAKDLIDFASATCKPTCSTCWTSLDDMRKPGTLNKPATSLDSLKTNGSYSLRPDFPSDELPIFMSYSPYDWIPTLSPGYTFLEDATPVIAKHFERYQEELGEDSIEQSDSSDQSSVRPSPAPVLKPVGGRKATPYTRPLPHFQRFQSMPSDTKADGLGMFLPPEWASCSDRSFQGRFC
- a CDS encoding uncharacterized protein (ID:PFLUO_002592-T1.cds;~source:funannotate), giving the protein MLRLAITATALITGSSAVYFYILHLRLSSRVQHESRFETLSASSPRPTAIESVPDKVFTGQYYAFYDRASKPVPRDSLPLAESLESLFTKYVRRNMTAFSRLPAALILRTVSKTSEQKQSFKTSHIASLNFQEGDLICGAYRVKVRRENKVEFEMKMQMMDFVDGRLSVSCREEDGEVVFSTEVMMWKRADEKRDMPMEKPVARWMHELGSWWLVDSGVQYLMQLES
- a CDS encoding uncharacterized protein (ID:PFLUO_002593-T1.cds;~source:funannotate), translating into MADPISIVGLIVQVGSIIRTTIAYAKAVREARSDTQKLSEELFALKGILEHISVHIEPEDSEKLPSYSEAVAFDPELLRSTLETTHEFLKSLLHDLEEPANKFRRLKKKLEWPFTQDQFNAHLTRLERVKSWLILVLTSDSAALQRDLHKEITNLASSLEDDLEIRKHERIQTAHKDLFQWLAPVSSSQIHMRASKGHGNQTGKWFIDRTFRDWLWNHGTYRKILFLLAGTGKTTLFAHAVDELASMASKGEEFNFAYFYCTFGDTASQDPLNILGSFVAQLSESMPSILDTIWPLYEENAKNKAHRHPVDISALEDAIIKATFGEKPIVLLIDAINESSYLEDINRSLLKLSSQSSNIRILVTGTAEVIPDGHATTINMNTSIIRDDIYTFVNYRLEIDDKLRNLSAKLKNEIWQTLVKGADGSFRWTQLSLESLSTKRTPKAIREALQTLPGTLLETYVNILERIEPSDWELARAALFWLSFSKRTLTLRELNEAVMLEETCTVFDDDMELVSPQILLQICQGLITQDKFGAVILAHASIKDFLTSEWIRSSNVKYFSLDPRTADRIIIRQCLAYLCLENFRSGASPYLHIIQEREENRPFLKYAAQFWATHGLSCEFEDQERELINRLFDSKHLPNRGNFGVWVQTLVRDGRFESIQSTEPLYYAASFGLVPVVKAILASDPEIDIDARGGRFRSTPLFVACWRSNYEVAQLLLKAGADPNLIDNSTGLTVFSLAWSNQFHDLRKVLPKES